Below is a window of Stygiolobus azoricus DNA.
AGACTCTTGGATATTGTAACGAACCTTGTAATATTCAAATTATCTTGTATATTATTCAAAAATATTTTAAGGCCGTAGACTGAGGCTGCATATTGTGAGCATATTGCTGCCCCATACTCATCTTTCGAGGCATATAAGGCGGCTGCAGAAGTACTTTCTACTGGAATTATGTTTTCAATTTTAAGCTTTTGTAAAGTCTCTCTGGCCTCTTGAAGTGCATGGTTATGAGAATATAATCTTTTTATATCTTCTATTCGTTTTACGTTAGTATTAACAGCCAGAACTAGCTTTATTTCCTTTTCTATATAGGAATTCACATAGATTTCATCATATTTGTATAAGTTATCTAAAGTCTCATGAACAGGACCTTCTATACTATTCTCTATTGGAACTACACCTATCGCGTTATTATCAGTGTAAACCCTACTAAATATCTCTGATATTGACCTTAGCGGAATTTTGTTTCCGTTTACCATATTTGCTACTTCGTTCGAAAAGCTCCCTTCAGGGCCTAAATAATAAATTCCATTTGGATCGACGTCTAAATGGTAACTCTATCTTATAAAGTTAAGTAGAAATTATGTTGATATCCAGAGATTATTAATACTGACTACTCTTTTACTCAACTAATGTGGCTTCAATACCGTCTAATGCTAATGCATATAGAAAATCAGACAAAGCATCTCCTGAAGGAATCTCAAACATGACATAGATTTTAGTGTATCCAGGTTTTACGTCGCTACTAATTCTATCATGAATTACGTCAATTACGTTTCCCCTTATTTGGGCTATTCTGCTTAAAACCTTATTTAGATAACCCGGTTTATCGGGCACGAGGACTTTAACTTTTACTATTCTCTTTGTTTTGTATAACATTTTATCAATGATTCTTGCCAATAAGGAAAGATCTATATTCCCACCACTTATTATTGGGACAATTTTCTTTCCATTGTAACTAACCTTACCAGAAAGTAATGCAGCAACTGTGGCTGCACCAGCTCCCTCAGCTACTGTCTTATTTCTCTCGAGCAAGAACATAATCGCATTAGCTATTTCATCATCATCAACTAGAACTATATCGTCAACTAATTCACTTATAATTTTATAGGTTAACTCTGAAGGTGATTTAACCAAAATCCCATCTGCTATTGAGAACGAAGGCTCTATCTCCACTAATCTACCTAAATCTTTAGAGACCTTTAATGAAGGAGAAGCTGATGATTGAACCCCAATTATTTTAACGTTAGGTAACTTATACTTTATCGCTAAGGATATGCCTGAGATAAGCCCACCTCCTCCTATAGGAACTATAACCACATCAGGTTTCAAATCCAGTAATTCTAACCCTAAAGTTCCCTGCCCTAATATTACATTCAAATCACCGTAAGGATGAACTAATATTGCTCCTGTTTCTCTAATGATTTCCTCTGCTTTTTTCATA
It encodes the following:
- a CDS encoding prephenate dehydratase, whose product is MYYLGPEGSFSNEVANMVNGNKIPLRSISEIFSRVYTDNNAIGVVPIENSIEGPVHETLDNLYKYDEIYVNSYIEKEIKLVLAVNTNVKRIEDIKRLYSHNHALQEARETLQKLKIENIIPVESTSAAALYASKDEYGAAICSQYAASVYGLKIFLNNIQDNLNITRFVTISKSLTTSGERTMIFFNVPHKPGALYRALEKFYKYNINLTMIYSRPLKVIPWQYYFYLEFEGELRDSKTIDLIEELKSVVTNIKIKGSYSKLQYQASNFLG
- the ilvA gene encoding threonine ammonia-lyase — protein: MTWYEYFNEIVKTKELIRKYIHETPLDYSNTLSRTTNADVYLKMENLQKTGSFKVRGAFSRLIRLSEEERKRGVIAVSAGNHAQGVAYAAKALGIKATIVMPETAPISKYLATKSYGANVILYGKFLHESMKKAEEIIRETGAILVHPYGDLNVILGQGTLGLELLDLKPDVVIVPIGGGGLISGISLAIKYKLPNVKIIGVQSSASPSLKVSKDLGRLVEIEPSFSIADGILVKSPSELTYKIISELVDDIVLVDDDEIANAIMFLLERNKTVAEGAGAATVAALLSGKVSYNGKKIVPIISGGNIDLSLLARIIDKMLYKTKRIVKVKVLVPDKPGYLNKVLSRIAQIRGNVIDVIHDRISSDVKPGYTKIYVMFEIPSGDALSDFLYALALDGIEATLVE